The genomic stretch CAAACTGGGCAATAAAAAATTCTCATTTTTTTCCTATAGAAATAAATAAAGCTTCATATAAAGAACTTTTAAGAGTACCTGGAATAGGAGTAACCTCTGCAAAACGTATAGTTATGACTAGAAAATATAGTACAATAAGATATGAACATTTAAAAAAATTAGGTATAGTAATAAAGAGAGCAAAATATTTTATTACTGTAAATGGAGAGTTTTTAGGATTTAAAAAAGAAAATCCTGAATTGATAAGAAATGCTCTTATGGAAAAAGAAAAAATGTTAGCAGAGCAACTAAGACTTTTTAATATTTAACTCATAAATAACAATATTTATCTCAGTTGGTTTATAGGTTACCTTTAATAACTTAAATATATTATATTAAGGAGAAAATATAAGAATTATCTATGGCAAATTATTATTATGATGGAAGTTTTGATGGATTACTGACAGTTATCTATATGGCATACGAAAATAGAGAAAATAAAATACTTAGAGTGAGTGCTAAAGTAGAGCAACTTATTTTAGCACTTGACACTATTCATGTCATAACTGATTTTTCTAAAGCTAGACGTGTTGAAAAAGCTATATGTGATAAAATATCTTATAATTTTCTAAATAATATACGTACTTGTTTTCTATCATGTGATAAAAATAAAGATACTATTATTATTCATACAGTTTACAAAGCATTAAAGCAAGGAGAAGAAATTTTGAATTCCTTAGATGAACATGCTTTTTATATGAATAAACTTGTAAAACAAGTATTGAGTGAACGACATAAATACCTTGGTTTACTAAGATTTAAAGAAATGAAAGATGGCACAATGTTTTCAACAATTGAACCTAAAAATAATATTCTTCCTATTTTGATTTCTCATTTTAAGAGTAGAATGAAAAGAGAAAAATTTGCAATTTTTGATAAAGGAAGAAAGACAGTAGTTTATTATGATAGTAAAAAAGCAGAAATTTTTTTTGTAGAATCTCTTGAAATGGAATGGAGTGATGAGGAGATAGAATATTCAGAACTTTGGAAAACTTTTCATAAAAGTATTTCAATAAAAGAGAGAGAAAATAAAAAACTTCAACAAAGTAATCTTCCAAAATATTATTGGAAATATCTTATTGAAGATATGTAGAAAGGAAAAATTATGAAATTAGCATTTTGGACTGTAACCAAAGGTGCAGGAAATATTGCAAGAGAGTATAAAGAAAAGTTAAAAGAACATTTAAAAGATTATGAAATAGATGTTTTTACTTTAAAAAAATATGGTGTAGAAAATACAAGTCAAATAGAGGATTTCACTGCTAATATAAATGAAAAATTTTCTCAATATGATGGACATATTTTTATTATGGCAAGTGGAATTGTAATAAGAAAGATAGCAAGCTTAATTGGAACAAAGGATAAAGACCCTGCTGTACTTTTAATAGATGAGGGAAAACATTTTGTGATTTCTCTTCTATCAGGGCATTTAGGTGGAGCAAATGAACTGACTCATTCACTTGCAAATATCTTAAAACTTGTTCCTGTTATTACAACAAGCTCAGATGTTACTGGGAAAATAGCAGTGGATGCTATATCTCAAAAATTATATGCAGAGTTAGAGGATTTAAAATCTGCAAAGGATGTAACATCTCTCATAGTTAATGGACAGAAAGTAAATATACTTTTACCTAAAAATGTAAAAGTGACTGATAAAATTTCAGCAGATGGGTTTATTTTAGTATCAAACAAGAAAAATATAGAATATACTAGAATTTATCCCAAAAATTTAATTTTAGGTATTGGTTGTAAGAAAGATACAAAAACAGAAGATATTTTATCAGCTATTGAAAATTGTTTAGATAAAAATAATTTAGATATAGAATCAGTTAAAAAAGTTGCAACTGTTGATGTAAAAGAAAATGAACAAGGTTTGATAGATTCAGTAAAATTTTTAAATTTAGATTTGGAAATAATTTCAAGAGAAGAAATAAAAAAAGTTCAAGACCAATTTGAAGGTTCAGATTTTGTGGAAAAGAATATTGGAGTGAGAGCTGTGTCAGAACCTGTTGCACTCTTATCATCAACAGGAAATGGAAAATTTTTAGTAATGAAAGAAAAATACAATGGAATAACAATTTCAATTTATGAAGAGGAGATAGAAAAATATGAATAATGGAAAAATTTATGTAGTAGGTATAGGACCAGGAAATATGGAAGATATAAGTATAAGAGAATATAATATTTTAAAAAATATAAATGTTATAGCTGGATACACAACTTATGTTGATTTAGTTAAAGATGAATTTCCAGACAAAGAGTTTTTAGTTTCAGGAATGAAAAGAGAAATTGAAAGATGTAGAGAAGTTTTAGAAGTGGCTAAGACTGGTAAAGATGTTGCCCTAATTAGTAGTGGAGATGCTGGAATTTACGGTATGGCAGGTATAATGTTAGAAGTTGCTATGGGTAGTGGAATAGAAATTGAAGTTGTACCTGGAATTACTTCAACAATAGCAGGAGCTGCATTAGTTGGAGCACCACTTATGCATGACCAAGCTATAATAAGTTTAAGTGATTTATTAACTGATTGGGAAGTTATTAAGAAAAGAATAGATTGTGCTAGTCAAGGAGATTTTGCAATTTCAATTTATAATCCTAAAAGTAAAGGAAGAACAGAACAAATTGTTGAAGCAAGAGAAATTATGTTAAAACATAAGTTACCTACTACTCCTGTTGCCCTATTAAGACAAATAGGAAGAAAAGAAGAAAATTATACTTTAACAACATTGGAAGACTTTTTAAACCATGATATAGATATGTTCACAATAGTATTGGTTGGAAACTCTAATACTTATGTAAAAGATGGAAAAATGATAACACCTAGAGGATATGAGAAGAAAAGTAACTGGGGAAAATAGCTCGCAACTTACTTAAAGTTTTGTATAATAAATTTTTACTATTTATATGAAATATGGACTAAAATGTATAGAAAGAAGGATAAAATGATTTGGGTTATTGGTGGTACTAAAGATTCAAGAGATTTTTTAGAAAAATTTGTAAAATATGATAAAGATATCATTGTTTCAACTGCAACAGAATATGGAGCAAAATTAATAGAAAATTTACCTGTAAAAACTTCATCAGAAAAAATGGATAAAAAAGCTATGTTAAAATTTGTAGAAGATAATAAAATTACAAAAGTAATAGATACAAGCCATCCTTATGCTTTTGAAGTTTCTAAAAATGCAATGGAAGTTGCAGAAGAAAAAAATATTGAATATTTTAGATTTGAAAGAGAAAAAGTAGATATTTTACCTAAAAAATATAAAAACTTTGAAGAAATTAAAGATTTAATAGAATATGTAGAAAAACTTGATGGTAATATTTTGGTTACTTTAGGAAGTAATAATGTTCCTCTTTTCAAAGATTTAAAAAATTTATCTAATATTTATTTTAGAATTTTATCAAGATGGGATATGGTAAAAAGATGTGAAGATAATAATATACTTCCTAAAAATATTATTGCTATGCAAGGACCATTTACAGAAAATATGAACATAGCAATGATGGAACAATTTAATATAAAGTATTTAATCACTAAAAAAGCTGGAGATACAGGTGGAGAAAGAGAAAAAGTAAGTGCTTGTGATAAACTTGATGTTGAAATTATTTATCTTGAAAAAAAAGAAATGATTTATAAAAATTGTTATAAAGATATTGATATTTTAATAAAAAATTTGGTACAATAGAATAAATAAAATAGAAGCTGTTACAATTTTTAGTGACAGCTATATTTTTAATCATGGGGAGGAGTTATGAATAAAAAGGAAAGTATTATTGCACTTTATCAATATATAGCTGAGGTAATAAAAAGCTTAAAAACTGAGAAAAAAGATATTCATAATGAAGAATGGTATTATTTTTTAGAAAATCTTCCAAGACATTCAGGAATTACTTTTAACTATTTGGACAACAAAAATAATCTATCAAATCAAGTTATTTTACAAGTTGAAAAGTTACCTTTTTTAAAACCTTTAGCTATTGAGAAAGACCTTTTAGAGTGGGTAGATGGTAACTGGGGAGATTATAAGTCATCTATAAAATTATTATCAGAAAAAATAACTAAAGTAGATAATTCTATTAAGGTTATTAATATTTCAGAAGATGAAAGAGAAAAATTAGAAAAACTTTTTAAAGAAAGAAATTTATGGATAGCTGAACAGAAGAAAATAGAAGTTGTTAGAAAGCTATTTGATACTTTGTATACAAAATATCTAAGTTTAGATAGAGACTCTGAAACACTTGAATTACTTGTTGCAAATGGAGTAGTTAAAGTTCCTAATGAAGATATATACTATCCTGTTCTATTAAAAAAGGTTAGTTTTTCACTTGATGCTGAAAGAAATTTAATTTCTGTTGTTGATAGTTCTGATAATGATTTTGTAACACAAGAACTGTATTTAAATTTTTTAGCAGAAATAGAGAATGTAAACTTAGATAATATATTTAAATTAGAAGATAAAATTATTGAAAATAATATTCATCCAATTTCTAAAAATGAAGCAATAAAAGACTTTTTTAGAGAATTTATACATAGATTAAATCCAAGAGCAGAATTTGTTGAAGATAAAAAAATAAGTGAAGATGAAAATATTATAACTATTGAATGGAAACCTATACTTTTTATTAGAAAGAAAGATGATAGAAAAGTTGAAGCTATCAATAATATAATTAAAGACATAGAAGAAGGTGGGGAAATTCCAAGCTATCTAAGTGAACTAGTTGGAATTATTGAAAATGATAAAAAGGAAGTAGAAGATATTCCAGATATTCTTTTTACAAAAGAAACCAATAATGAGCAAGTAGAAATTGTAAAAAATGTCTATTCTCATAAAGCTGTAGTTGTACAAGGACCACCAGGTACAGGGAAAACACATACTATCGCTAATCTATTAGGACATTTTCTTGCAGAAGGAAAGAATGTTTTAATAACAAGCCAAACAAAAAAGGCTCTGGAAGTTTTAAAAGAAAAAATTCCTACTGATATTCAAGATTTATGTATTTCAATGTTAGATGAAGATAGCAATGATTTAGGGAATTCAGTAGAAAGTATTTCAGAAAAGCTAGGTTATCTAAATTTAGAAAATCTTAAAACTGAGTATGAAGAATTAGAAAG from Fusobacterium hwasookii encodes the following:
- a CDS encoding TIGR03915 family putative DNA repair protein translates to MANYYYDGSFDGLLTVIYMAYENRENKILRVSAKVEQLILALDTIHVITDFSKARRVEKAICDKISYNFLNNIRTCFLSCDKNKDTIIIHTVYKALKQGEEILNSLDEHAFYMNKLVKQVLSERHKYLGLLRFKEMKDGTMFSTIEPKNNILPILISHFKSRMKREKFAIFDKGRKTVVYYDSKKAEIFFVESLEMEWSDEEIEYSELWKTFHKSISIKERENKKLQQSNLPKYYWKYLIEDM
- the cbiG gene encoding cobalt-precorrin 5A hydrolase, with amino-acid sequence MKLAFWTVTKGAGNIAREYKEKLKEHLKDYEIDVFTLKKYGVENTSQIEDFTANINEKFSQYDGHIFIMASGIVIRKIASLIGTKDKDPAVLLIDEGKHFVISLLSGHLGGANELTHSLANILKLVPVITTSSDVTGKIAVDAISQKLYAELEDLKSAKDVTSLIVNGQKVNILLPKNVKVTDKISADGFILVSNKKNIEYTRIYPKNLILGIGCKKDTKTEDILSAIENCLDKNNLDIESVKKVATVDVKENEQGLIDSVKFLNLDLEIISREEIKKVQDQFEGSDFVEKNIGVRAVSEPVALLSSTGNGKFLVMKEKYNGITISIYEEEIEKYE
- the cobJ gene encoding precorrin-3B C(17)-methyltransferase, which gives rise to MNNGKIYVVGIGPGNMEDISIREYNILKNINVIAGYTTYVDLVKDEFPDKEFLVSGMKREIERCREVLEVAKTGKDVALISSGDAGIYGMAGIMLEVAMGSGIEIEVVPGITSTIAGAALVGAPLMHDQAIISLSDLLTDWEVIKKRIDCASQGDFAISIYNPKSKGRTEQIVEAREIMLKHKLPTTPVALLRQIGRKEENYTLTTLEDFLNHDIDMFTIVLVGNSNTYVKDGKMITPRGYEKKSNWGK
- the cobK gene encoding precorrin-6A reductase, whose protein sequence is MIWVIGGTKDSRDFLEKFVKYDKDIIVSTATEYGAKLIENLPVKTSSEKMDKKAMLKFVEDNKITKVIDTSHPYAFEVSKNAMEVAEEKNIEYFRFEREKVDILPKKYKNFEEIKDLIEYVEKLDGNILVTLGSNNVPLFKDLKNLSNIYFRILSRWDMVKRCEDNNILPKNIIAMQGPFTENMNIAMMEQFNIKYLITKKAGDTGGEREKVSACDKLDVEIIYLEKKEMIYKNCYKDIDILIKNLVQ